The following are from one region of the Klebsiella aerogenes genome:
- a CDS encoding YqgE/AlgH family protein produces MNLQHHFLIAMPALQDPIFRRSVVYICEYNDDGAMGIIINKPLENLQVEGILEKLKIVPEPRNPDIRLDKPVMVGGPLAEDRGFILHTPPSDFSSSIRISDNTVITTSRDVLETLGTDKQPSDVLVALGYASWEKGQLEQEILDNAWLTAPADQNILFKTPIADRWREAAKLIGIDIVTMPADAGHA; encoded by the coding sequence ATGAATTTACAGCATCACTTTCTGATTGCCATGCCTGCTCTACAGGACCCCATTTTCCGTCGCTCCGTCGTCTATATCTGCGAGTACAACGACGATGGCGCCATGGGCATTATTATCAATAAGCCGCTGGAAAATCTGCAGGTGGAAGGGATCCTGGAGAAACTGAAAATTGTGCCGGAGCCGCGTAATCCGGATATTCGTCTGGATAAACCGGTAATGGTCGGCGGCCCGCTGGCGGAAGACCGCGGCTTTATTCTGCATACCCCACCATCTGACTTTTCCTCCAGCATTCGCATCTCCGACAACACGGTGATCACCACCTCGCGCGATGTGCTGGAAACCCTTGGTACTGATAAACAGCCGAGCGACGTACTGGTGGCGCTGGGCTACGCGTCGTGGGAAAAGGGTCAGTTGGAGCAGGAGATTCTGGACAACGCCTGGCTCACCGCCCCGGCCGATCAGAATATTTTGTTTAAAACGCCTATCGCCGATCGCTGGCGCGAAGCGGCCAAACTTATCGGTATCGACATCGTGACGATGCCGGCCGACGCGGGGCACGCATAA
- a CDS encoding LuxR C-terminal-related transcriptional regulator — MINLSKNSLHSRQVTFITHPSIQSNAFAAWLTEKLSIIVTLHNINKPLTQRLAKDSVILFDIAVSNKKLNSVWRDIIRVQADNPRLLIINSAQKYELYEMAQWPALYGIFRHDDDQSRLIEGVKAVLNGEQTAELSVMHPALYSVDQVAAPADSSLLTERECEILNELRCGATNMDIARALFISENTVRTHLYNVFRKLSVKNRTQAVSWANEHLRH, encoded by the coding sequence GTGATTAATTTATCGAAAAATTCGCTGCATTCGCGTCAGGTGACTTTTATTACTCATCCCTCGATTCAGAGTAATGCCTTCGCGGCGTGGTTAACTGAGAAACTGTCCATCATCGTCACGCTGCATAATATCAACAAACCGCTAACGCAGCGTCTGGCGAAAGATTCCGTAATATTGTTTGATATTGCTGTTTCTAATAAGAAATTGAACAGTGTGTGGCGAGATATTATTCGCGTACAGGCAGATAACCCACGTCTGCTGATTATCAACAGCGCGCAAAAGTATGAGCTATACGAAATGGCGCAATGGCCTGCGTTATATGGCATATTTCGCCATGACGACGACCAATCGCGCTTAATTGAGGGCGTCAAAGCCGTATTAAACGGTGAACAGACGGCTGAATTGAGCGTGATGCACCCGGCGCTGTATTCTGTGGATCAGGTTGCGGCGCCAGCAGATAGCTCGCTACTGACCGAACGTGAATGCGAAATCCTTAATGAGCTGCGCTGCGGCGCGACGAATATGGATATCGCCCGCGCGCTGTTTATCAGCGAAAACACCGTACGCACGCATTTGTACAATGTTTTCCGCAAGCTGAGCGTGAAGAACCGCACCCAGGCGGTAAGCTGGGCTAATGAGCATCTGCGTCATTGA
- a CDS encoding YggT family protein, with protein MKTLTFLLSTVIELYTMVMLLRVWMQWARCDFYNPFSQFVVKATQPIVGPLRRIIPAMGPLDSASLLVAFVLCVIKAIVLFMVVTFQPIIWIAAVLILLKTIGSLIFWVLLLMAIMSWVSQGRSPVEYVLMQLADPLLRPIRNLLPSMGGIDFSPMVLVLLLYVINMGIAELLQATGNILLPGLWMAL; from the coding sequence ATGAAGACGTTGACCTTCCTGCTCTCAACGGTCATTGAACTCTACACAATGGTCATGTTGTTACGCGTCTGGATGCAGTGGGCGCGCTGCGACTTTTACAACCCGTTTTCGCAATTCGTGGTGAAAGCCACCCAGCCGATCGTCGGGCCGCTGCGCCGTATCATTCCGGCGATGGGGCCGCTCGATAGCGCTTCGCTGCTGGTCGCCTTCGTGCTTTGCGTCATCAAAGCTATCGTGCTGTTTATGGTGGTCACCTTCCAGCCGATTATCTGGATTGCCGCGGTACTGATCCTACTGAAAACCATCGGCTCGCTGATTTTCTGGGTACTGCTGCTGATGGCGATCATGAGCTGGGTGAGCCAGGGCCGCAGCCCGGTGGAATACGTGCTAATGCAGCTGGCTGACCCGCTGCTGCGCCCGATCCGTAACCTGTTGCCCTCAATGGGTGGTATCGACTTCTCGCCGATGGTGCTGGTTCTGCTGCTGTACGTCATTAACATGGGGATCGCCGAACTGCTGCAAGCCACCGGCAATATCCTGCTTCCGGGGCTGTGGATGGCGCTATGA
- a CDS encoding type IV pilus twitching motility protein PilT, with the protein MELEEIVALSVKHNVSDLHLCSAYAPRWRRLGKLEPAPFASPDVGEILTRWLNDEQLAQWQADGQMDFALSPAGGPRLRASAFAHARGVSLALRLLPERCPQLDSLGVPAALTELLNEENGLILVTGATGSGKSTTLAAMVGYLNQHRHGHILTLEDPVEFIHASECCLIQQREVGRHCSSFAAALRVALRQDPDVILLGELRDSETIRLALTAAETGHLVMATLHTRSAAQAIERLVDVFPADEKEPVRSQLAGSLCAVVAQKLLPNASGGRVALYELLVNTPAVANLIREGKTHQLPGVMQTSQQAGMQTFAQSFQQRASAGEL; encoded by the coding sequence ATGGAGCTGGAAGAAATCGTGGCCCTTAGTGTAAAGCATAACGTCTCCGATCTACACCTGTGCAGCGCGTATGCGCCGCGCTGGCGCCGTCTTGGGAAGCTGGAACCCGCGCCATTTGCCTCGCCGGACGTCGGGGAAATATTAACCCGCTGGCTCAATGACGAGCAGTTGGCGCAATGGCAGGCCGATGGTCAGATGGATTTTGCGCTCTCTCCCGCGGGCGGCCCACGGCTGCGCGCCAGCGCTTTTGCCCATGCGCGCGGGGTATCGCTGGCGCTACGGCTGCTGCCGGAACGCTGTCCGCAGCTTGATAGTTTGGGCGTGCCCGCCGCGCTTACCGAGCTATTAAACGAAGAAAACGGTTTAATCCTGGTCACGGGCGCCACCGGTAGCGGCAAATCAACCACGCTGGCGGCGATGGTGGGATATCTCAACCAGCATCGACATGGGCATATTTTAACGCTTGAAGATCCGGTTGAGTTTATTCATGCCAGCGAGTGCTGCCTGATCCAGCAGCGTGAAGTTGGCCGCCATTGCTCCTCGTTCGCCGCAGCGCTCCGCGTGGCACTGCGACAAGACCCTGATGTCATTTTATTGGGCGAACTGCGCGACAGCGAGACGATTCGTCTGGCGCTGACCGCTGCCGAAACCGGACATCTGGTGATGGCGACGCTCCATACCCGCAGCGCGGCGCAGGCCATCGAACGGCTGGTGGACGTTTTCCCCGCGGACGAAAAAGAACCGGTCCGCAGCCAGCTGGCCGGGAGTTTATGCGCTGTGGTGGCGCAAAAATTGTTGCCAAATGCTTCTGGCGGCCGGGTTGCGCTATACGAACTTTTAGTGAACACGCCAGCGGTGGCAAATTTGATCCGCGAGGGGAAAACACACCAGCTACCCGGTGTGATGCAAACCAGCCAGCAGGCAGGAATGCAGACCTTTGCGCAGAGTTTTCAACAACGTGCATCGGCAGGGGAGTTATAA
- the ruvX gene encoding Holliday junction resolvase RuvX: MSGTLLGFDFGTKSIGVAVGQRITGTARPLPALKAQDGKPDWNVIEKLLKEWQPEAVIVGLPLNMDGTEQPLTARARNFANKIHGRFGVKITLHDERLSTVEARAGLFEHGGFRALNKGSIDSASAVIILESYFEQGY; the protein is encoded by the coding sequence ATGAGCGGCACCTTACTGGGTTTTGATTTCGGCACTAAAAGCATCGGCGTCGCCGTTGGTCAACGCATTACCGGCACAGCGCGTCCGCTTCCGGCGCTGAAGGCGCAGGACGGTAAACCGGACTGGAACGTCATTGAGAAACTGCTGAAAGAGTGGCAACCGGAAGCGGTGATTGTTGGCCTGCCGCTGAATATGGACGGCACCGAGCAGCCGTTAACCGCCCGCGCGCGTAACTTTGCCAATAAAATTCATGGCCGCTTCGGCGTCAAGATCACCTTGCACGACGAGCGCCTGAGCACCGTCGAAGCCCGCGCCGGGTTGTTTGAACACGGCGGCTTTCGCGCCCTCAATAAAGGCAGCATTGATTCCGCCTCTGCCGTGATTATTCTCGAAAGCTATTTCGAACAGGGATACTGA
- a CDS encoding YggS family pyridoxal phosphate-dependent enzyme: MNDIAHNLAQVRDKISDAAARCGRAPEEVTLLAVSKTKPASAIEEAMAAGQRTFGENYVQEGVDKIHYFQQAGASGLQWHFIGPLQSNKSRLVAEHFDWCHTIDRLKIATRLSEQRPAEMPPLNVLIQINISDEQSKSGIPLAELDALAAGIAALPNLQLRGLMAIPAPEPEYERQFAVAQQMAVAFAQLKTHYPSVDTLSLGMSDDMEAAIAAGSTMVRIGTAIFGARDYSKK; the protein is encoded by the coding sequence ATGAACGATATTGCGCATAACCTGGCACAGGTCCGGGATAAAATCTCAGACGCTGCCGCACGCTGCGGCCGCGCTCCAGAAGAAGTTACGTTGCTTGCAGTGAGTAAAACCAAACCTGCGAGCGCTATCGAAGAAGCCATGGCCGCAGGACAGCGGACATTCGGCGAAAACTACGTCCAGGAAGGGGTGGATAAAATCCACTATTTCCAACAAGCGGGCGCCAGCGGCCTGCAGTGGCACTTTATCGGCCCGCTGCAGTCCAACAAAAGCCGCCTGGTAGCCGAACACTTTGACTGGTGCCACACCATCGACCGGTTGAAAATCGCCACCCGCTTGAGCGAACAGCGTCCGGCTGAGATGCCGCCGCTTAACGTGCTGATTCAAATCAACATCAGCGACGAACAGAGTAAATCTGGTATTCCGCTGGCGGAGCTTGACGCTTTAGCCGCCGGGATCGCCGCCTTACCCAACCTGCAGCTTCGCGGGTTAATGGCCATTCCGGCCCCGGAGCCAGAGTATGAAAGGCAGTTTGCCGTCGCCCAACAAATGGCGGTAGCATTCGCGCAACTGAAAACGCACTACCCTTCAGTTGATACGCTATCTCTGGGAATGTCGGATGACATGGAAGCCGCTATCGCGGCGGGAAGCACTATGGTGCGCATCGGGACCGCAATCTTCGGCGCGCGCGACTACAGCAAAAAATAA